Proteins from a single region of Penaeus monodon isolate SGIC_2016 chromosome 12, NSTDA_Pmon_1, whole genome shotgun sequence:
- the LOC119579276 gene encoding max-interacting protein 1-like, with translation MVPLGPDGSRHTTLGLLTRAKHFIKNLEDKDRKQTAHKNHLAREQRFLRRRLESLGTHLTPAGLDMAEVMGKRRSVSESSSLSSASTSSSSSGSSTSESGELLQDLSSVLGAASSHNAETDEVDILGYGSNQSDTDDHSSIQSSASDGGVTISTRRLTITEPPSHTL, from the exons ATGGTTCCTCTTGGGCCCGATGGCTCCAGACACACCACGCTCGGCCTCTTAACACGGGCCAAACACTTTATTAAG AACCTGGAGGACAAGGACCGGAAGCAGACGGCGCACAAGAACCACCTGGCGCGGGAGCAGCGGTTCTTGCGGCGGCGCCTCGAGTCCCTGGGCACCCACCTGACGCCCGCGGGCCTCGACATGGCCGAGGTGATGGGCAAGAGACGCTCCGTGTCCGAGAGCTCGTCCTTATCTTCCGCCTCcacttcttcctcgtcctcgggATCCTCTACCTCAGAATCGG GTGAGCTGCTCCAGGATCTGTCTTCCGTGCTGGGGGCCGCCTCGTCACACAACGCTGAAACCG ATGAAGTGGACATCCTAGGTTACGGCAGCAACCAGAGTGACACGGACGACCACTCCTCCATCCAGTCCTCGGCCAGTGACGGTGGAGTTACCATCTCCACACGGCGCCTCACCATCACTGAGCCTCCCTCACATACTCTCTAG